A portion of the uncultured Draconibacterium sp. genome contains these proteins:
- a CDS encoding polysaccharide deacetylase family protein: protein MRIVLIFALTVFAFSSKAQFKWPNGANAAVVFTYDDGLNCHLDVAVPQLDEFGLKGTFFCTGNSPSLYNRTDEWRAITKRGHELGNHTLFHPCDGTGQDWVKPEYDLRTYTPEQIVAELTTANTLLKAIDGKTERTFGYTCSNYVAGGVDFTDSVKNIFVAARCDGPIPETMHGYKTYKTPSFASIDPKIEDLVAQVEEARSKGTMVVFMFHSVGGGYLNTAADVHGQLLQYVSENSDVLYSDSFINVMKYVKENQ, encoded by the coding sequence ATGAGAATAGTATTGATATTTGCGCTAACTGTTTTCGCATTCAGCTCAAAAGCCCAGTTTAAATGGCCAAACGGAGCCAACGCGGCTGTAGTTTTCACCTACGACGATGGCTTGAATTGTCATTTAGATGTTGCTGTGCCGCAACTGGATGAATTTGGTTTGAAAGGAACTTTTTTCTGCACAGGAAATTCACCAAGCTTATATAACCGAACCGATGAATGGCGCGCCATTACAAAACGAGGACATGAATTAGGGAACCACACTTTGTTTCACCCGTGCGACGGAACCGGGCAGGACTGGGTAAAACCGGAGTACGATTTGAGAACTTATACACCCGAGCAAATTGTTGCCGAATTAACAACTGCTAACACATTATTGAAAGCTATTGACGGAAAAACAGAACGAACTTTTGGGTACACTTGTAGTAATTATGTTGCCGGAGGAGTTGATTTTACCGACTCGGTAAAAAACATTTTTGTGGCAGCGCGTTGCGATGGACCCATTCCGGAAACCATGCATGGATACAAGACTTATAAAACACCAAGTTTCGCATCAATCGATCCAAAAATTGAGGACCTGGTTGCACAGGTTGAGGAAGCCAGAAGTAAGGGGACAATGGTGGTTTTCATGTTTCACAGTGTGGGTGGTGGTTACCTGAATACTGCAGCAGATGTACACGGACAACTGCTGCAGTATGTGAGTGAAAACAGTGATGTTCTTTACAGCGACTCCTTTATAAATGTTATGAAGTACGTGAAGGAAAATCAGTGA
- a CDS encoding TlpA disulfide reductase family protein: MHKYLFILLLALISTTAFSQEKKEIDFAAFDKTKVGDKVPDFSFKTIDGKSYKISELEGKTVMLVFFATWCGPCMKELPRIETEIWEKYKSDDFMVVALGRDHSMEEIEKFNANKGFTFPIGPDPEHKIYGLFFEKYIPRNVLINKEGKIIYQKQGYRDEDVKNLKSLLEEQIM, translated from the coding sequence ATGCACAAATATTTATTCATTTTGCTACTAGCACTAATTAGCACAACTGCATTTTCGCAGGAAAAAAAAGAGATTGATTTTGCAGCCTTCGATAAAACCAAAGTTGGCGATAAAGTTCCGGATTTTTCATTCAAAACGATTGATGGAAAAAGCTACAAAATATCGGAACTGGAGGGAAAAACAGTCATGCTTGTTTTCTTTGCAACCTGGTGCGGGCCATGTATGAAAGAACTGCCGCGTATCGAAACTGAGATTTGGGAAAAATACAAATCGGACGACTTTATGGTTGTTGCTTTGGGCAGAGATCATTCGATGGAAGAGATTGAAAAGTTTAACGCTAATAAAGGTTTTACTTTTCCAATTGGCCCCGACCCGGAGCACAAAATATATGGTCTGTTTTTCGAAAAGTACATTCCACGAAATGTATTGATAAACAAAGAAGGAAAAATTATTTACCAAAAACAGGGCTACCGCGATGAAGATGTTAAAAATCTGAAGTCGCTGCTTGAAGAGCAAATCATGTAA